In Gimesia benthica, a single window of DNA contains:
- a CDS encoding BON domain-containing protein, producing the protein MLKLQEAILPEEGLTHRIQDTIHQLGSPQLGQIRSESIGSKLILQGELSSWHELQLILKIALNEPEVERVENQIRVRSGKRLSLVAD; encoded by the coding sequence ATGTTGAAACTGCAGGAAGCAATACTGCCGGAAGAAGGTCTCACTCACCGTATCCAAGACACAATTCATCAATTGGGCTCTCCACAGTTGGGACAGATTCGCAGTGAATCAATCGGTTCGAAGCTGATCCTGCAGGGGGAGCTCTCTTCCTGGCATGAACTACAGTTGATTCTGAAAATCGCCCTCAACGAGCCGGAGGTGGAGCGGGTGGAGAATCAGATTCGGGTCCGCTCGGGGAAGCGGTTATCGCTGGTGGCTGACTGA
- a CDS encoding formate/nitrite transporter family protein, which yields MNAATDLHSDGLEEAKKAPGQILQAELVEAMDALTRSSLRLFLSGLSAGLDIGFSLFLVAVVQTLGQGSLSEPVLKILVGMMYSFGFILVVVGRSELFTEQTSLAILPLLSRQASFKMVIRLWGIVYVANLIGAMLFAVLVVIIGPALGVIDVKVFGELSRSIVDHPGWVILLSGMLAGWLMGLLSWLVYAGRDTISQILIVFLITSVIGLGHLHHCIVGSVEVLAGVFADPGTTLADYGHFLLWTTAGNALGGVIFVSLLKYGHAHASQYERKSKY from the coding sequence ATGAACGCCGCAACCGATTTACATTCTGATGGCCTAGAAGAGGCGAAGAAAGCCCCCGGGCAGATCCTGCAGGCCGAACTCGTCGAAGCCATGGATGCACTGACGCGATCCTCACTCCGTCTGTTTCTGTCGGGGCTCTCCGCAGGACTGGATATCGGCTTCAGCCTGTTTCTGGTGGCCGTCGTGCAAACCCTGGGGCAGGGAAGTCTCTCTGAGCCAGTGCTCAAAATTCTGGTCGGCATGATGTATTCCTTCGGTTTCATCCTGGTCGTCGTAGGACGTTCGGAACTGTTTACCGAGCAGACCAGCCTCGCGATTCTCCCACTGCTCTCCCGCCAGGCATCTTTCAAAATGGTGATCCGGCTGTGGGGAATTGTCTATGTCGCCAACCTGATCGGGGCGATGCTGTTTGCCGTGCTGGTCGTCATTATCGGGCCAGCTCTGGGCGTGATTGACGTCAAAGTCTTTGGCGAGTTAAGCCGTTCAATCGTCGACCATCCCGGCTGGGTGATCCTCTTAAGTGGCATGCTCGCCGGCTGGCTGATGGGCTTATTGTCCTGGCTGGTCTATGCCGGTCGTGATACGATCAGCCAGATTCTGATCGTCTTTCTGATCACGTCAGTCATTGGCCTGGGACATCTGCATCACTGTATTGTGGGCAGTGTCGAAGTGCTGGCGGGAGTCTTCGCCGATCCCGGTACGACTCTGGCGGATTATGGTCACTTTCTGCTCTGGACCACTGCCGGAAATGCCTTGGGCGGCGTGATCTTTGTCTCCCTGCTCAAATACGGCCACGCCCACGCCAGTCAGTACGAGCGCAAATCAAAATACTAA
- a CDS encoding methyltransferase family protein: protein MELKNHFETSGQWLFRWRSYLPAVLLLPLIFAASNFERPWGRHDVQEFWELFCIAVTLLGLTVRVLVAGFVPGGTSGRNTKKQVADSLNTTGIYSVCRHPLYLGNFLVALGWAMFYHDGWLIAVFCMAFWLYYERIMMTEEAFLREKFGDEFRTWAAQTPAFIPQLRKWKMPELGFSVRTMIRREYLTFVGAMLVFVTLELLEHWHVEGQVALQSFWPWLLALTGMTFLAVRLLHKCTRCLAEEGR from the coding sequence ATGGAACTGAAGAATCATTTTGAGACGAGTGGGCAATGGCTGTTTCGCTGGCGGAGCTACCTGCCCGCAGTTCTGCTGCTCCCGCTGATCTTCGCGGCGTCCAACTTCGAACGCCCCTGGGGCAGGCACGACGTTCAGGAATTCTGGGAACTCTTCTGCATCGCAGTCACTCTGCTGGGACTGACAGTCCGCGTGCTGGTCGCCGGATTTGTCCCCGGCGGAACTTCGGGACGTAACACAAAGAAACAGGTGGCCGACAGTCTGAATACCACGGGCATTTATTCCGTCTGCCGACACCCCCTCTACCTGGGGAACTTTCTGGTCGCCCTTGGCTGGGCCATGTTTTACCACGATGGCTGGCTGATCGCCGTCTTCTGTATGGCCTTCTGGCTGTATTACGAACGGATCATGATGACCGAAGAAGCCTTCCTGCGTGAAAAATTCGGTGATGAATTCCGCACCTGGGCCGCGCAGACACCGGCCTTCATACCCCAGCTCCGCAAATGGAAGATGCCGGAACTCGGGTTCTCGGTTCGTACAATGATCCGCCGCGAGTATCTGACCTTTGTGGGAGCGATGCTTGTCTTCGTCACTCTCGAACTGCTGGAGCACTGGCACGTCGAAGGGCAGGTCGCACTGCAATCCTTCTGGCCCTGGCTGTTAGCCTTAACGGGTATGACGTTCCTGGCAGTCCGCCTGCTCCATAAGTGCACCCGTTGTCTGGCCGAAGAAGGCCGTTAA
- a CDS encoding NADP-dependent oxidoreductase has product MLSRRFQLTAYPEGEPTLDNFELVETELGDPGENEFLVRNEWLSVDPYMRGRMREGESYVEPFQIGAPMEGACVGKVIASKHEDFAAGDYVLGNQGWRDTWISDGTGVTKVDPQAAPLSAYLSIMGMTGMTAYVGTLKIGGLQPGDRVFVSAASGAVGSIVCQIAKIKGCYVVGSAGSQAKIDWLKDKAGIDAAFNYREVDDVAAALRQHAPEGIDLYFDNVGGDHLQAALDNMNDHGRIVCCGMISTYNDKTPQPGPANLFKIITKRLRMQGFLVFDHIDMQAEFQQQMGEWVQSGKVHWEETVTTGLENTPAAFLDLFQGNKMGKAVVQVNP; this is encoded by the coding sequence ATGCTCTCACGTCGTTTCCAGTTAACTGCCTATCCCGAAGGAGAACCCACGCTCGACAATTTCGAACTGGTGGAAACCGAACTCGGCGATCCCGGTGAGAATGAATTCCTCGTGCGCAACGAATGGCTCTCCGTCGATCCCTATATGCGGGGACGCATGCGGGAAGGGGAAAGCTATGTCGAACCGTTTCAGATCGGGGCGCCGATGGAAGGGGCCTGTGTTGGAAAAGTCATCGCCTCAAAGCATGAAGATTTTGCCGCGGGCGATTATGTGTTAGGCAACCAGGGTTGGCGGGATACCTGGATATCCGATGGCACAGGCGTGACGAAAGTCGATCCCCAGGCGGCGCCATTGTCGGCTTATCTGAGTATCATGGGAATGACAGGCATGACCGCTTATGTGGGGACACTGAAGATCGGCGGACTCCAGCCGGGAGACCGCGTATTTGTCTCCGCTGCCTCGGGGGCCGTCGGTTCGATTGTCTGTCAGATCGCGAAAATCAAGGGCTGTTATGTCGTGGGAAGTGCCGGCTCACAAGCCAAGATCGACTGGCTCAAAGACAAAGCCGGTATCGACGCCGCATTCAATTACCGGGAAGTTGACGATGTTGCCGCAGCCTTGCGGCAACACGCACCGGAAGGCATCGATCTCTATTTCGACAATGTGGGCGGCGATCACCTGCAGGCAGCCCTGGATAATATGAATGACCACGGTCGGATTGTCTGCTGTGGAATGATCTCAACCTACAACGACAAAACACCACAGCCCGGCCCGGCAAACCTGTTTAAAATCATTACCAAACGGCTTCGCATGCAGGGTTTTCTCGTGTTTGATCACATTGACATGCAGGCCGAGTTCCAGCAGCAGATGGGAGAGTGGGTCCAGTCAGGTAAAGTTCACTGGGAAGAGACCGTCACCACGGGACTCGAAAACACCCCCGCCGCATTTCTCGATCTGTTTCAGGGGAACAAGATGGGAAAAGCCGTCGTGCAGGTGAATCCATGA
- a CDS encoding sulfatase: MVRFLSVLLLLVVTGLPSVSAAEQRPNVVLFLVDDMGWMDSEPYGSKFYETPNMTRLSQQSMRFTNAYAVPLCSPTRASILTGQYSSRHGITSASGHQPPRPADFEYLPRTAKPNQKLRMPISKNYLDLEQYTLAEALRDAGYRTGHFGKWHLGLTAPHRPDKQGFETVWHCAPDPGPPSYFSPYGVFPDGKPTGRHHVGNITDGPDGEHITDRLTDEALKFIDAHQDEPFYLNLWHYSVHGPWQHKEAYTAEFAKKQDPRGEQKNPVMASMLRNVDESLGRILDKLDQLKLSENTLFIFYSDNGGNAHSWSSEDPKIQKINEKHPKYATIKSYRKWAGGEPPTNNAPLREGKGRIYEGGQRVPLMVRWPGHIQPGSTSDAIVGPIDVYPTILDAVKVKRNPEQIIDGESILPVLEQTGEMQRTAWFTWFPHLIPAVSVRQGDWKLIRRFEPHPKYPEVRELYNLKADIGETQNLAATHPEKVKALDALIDEFVKETGALYPQPNPTFNPRTTGGAPQRGPLHGLVPKFSKLTLVEGGARMEADGRSPFLGTAQVKHRGPVTLKLRVKSPQGGAGKVVWKTAAQEGFPKSGQTVEFTCKASSNWQEVEVALPVEGMSGIFRLYLPVSEGALEIGLIEFRSSKTNRPVRVWDFSKGNG, translated from the coding sequence ATGGTTCGTTTTCTGTCCGTGCTGTTATTGCTGGTCGTAACTGGCCTGCCCTCTGTGTCTGCTGCTGAGCAGCGTCCGAATGTCGTGCTGTTCCTGGTGGATGACATGGGCTGGATGGACAGCGAGCCTTATGGTTCGAAGTTTTATGAAACGCCGAATATGACGCGACTGTCTCAGCAGTCAATGCGGTTTACGAATGCCTATGCGGTTCCCCTCTGTTCCCCCACGCGGGCGTCGATCCTGACGGGACAGTATTCGTCCCGACACGGTATCACCAGTGCCAGTGGCCATCAGCCACCGCGCCCTGCCGATTTCGAATATCTGCCCAGGACGGCGAAGCCGAATCAGAAGCTGCGAATGCCGATCAGCAAGAATTACCTCGATCTGGAACAGTACACGCTGGCAGAGGCGCTACGGGACGCCGGTTATCGAACGGGGCACTTCGGAAAATGGCACCTGGGACTGACGGCGCCGCATCGTCCGGACAAACAGGGATTTGAAACCGTCTGGCATTGTGCTCCCGATCCGGGGCCGCCCAGCTATTTTTCGCCGTATGGCGTGTTCCCGGATGGTAAGCCGACGGGTCGACATCATGTGGGGAACATTACCGACGGGCCCGATGGGGAACACATAACCGATCGACTGACAGATGAAGCGCTGAAGTTCATCGACGCCCACCAGGACGAACCGTTCTATTTGAATCTCTGGCATTACTCAGTGCACGGCCCGTGGCAGCATAAAGAAGCTTACACGGCTGAGTTCGCGAAGAAGCAGGATCCACGCGGCGAGCAGAAGAATCCGGTGATGGCTTCGATGCTGCGGAACGTGGATGAGAGCCTGGGACGGATTCTGGACAAGCTGGACCAGCTCAAACTGTCTGAGAACACTCTGTTCATCTTCTATTCGGATAATGGCGGGAACGCGCACAGCTGGAGCAGCGAAGACCCCAAGATTCAGAAGATCAATGAAAAGCATCCCAAGTATGCAACGATCAAGAGCTATCGCAAGTGGGCGGGTGGTGAACCGCCGACGAATAATGCCCCTCTGCGGGAAGGAAAAGGCCGGATTTATGAAGGCGGACAGCGGGTGCCCCTGATGGTCCGCTGGCCGGGACACATTCAACCGGGGAGTACCAGTGACGCGATTGTCGGGCCGATCGATGTGTATCCCACGATTCTGGACGCCGTGAAAGTGAAACGGAATCCTGAGCAGATCATTGATGGCGAGTCGATCCTGCCCGTACTGGAGCAGACGGGAGAGATGCAGCGGACCGCCTGGTTCACCTGGTTTCCACATCTGATTCCAGCGGTGTCGGTTCGCCAGGGAGACTGGAAACTGATCCGCCGGTTTGAGCCCCACCCGAAATATCCCGAAGTCCGCGAACTATATAATCTGAAAGCGGACATCGGCGAAACACAGAATCTGGCGGCGACGCATCCCGAGAAAGTCAAAGCACTCGACGCGTTGATCGATGAGTTCGTTAAAGAGACCGGCGCACTGTATCCGCAGCCCAACCCGACCTTTAATCCCCGTACCACAGGAGGAGCACCTCAGCGTGGCCCCCTGCACGGGCTGGTTCCGAAGTTTTCCAAATTGACACTGGTTGAGGGGGGCGCCCGGATGGAAGCCGACGGCCGGTCTCCGTTCCTGGGAACAGCCCAGGTTAAACATCGTGGACCGGTGACACTCAAGTTACGTGTGAAAAGTCCGCAAGGTGGGGCTGGAAAGGTTGTCTGGAAGACAGCTGCGCAGGAGGGTTTCCCTAAGTCAGGTCAAACCGTGGAATTCACGTGCAAGGCCAGTTCGAACTGGCAGGAAGTGGAAGTCGCGCTGCCTGTGGAAGGCATGAGTGGCATTTTCCGTTTGTACCTGCCGGTCTCTGAGGGAGCTCTGGAGATTGGACTGATTGAATTTCGTTCGTCCAAGACGAACCGCCCGGTACGGGTATGGGATTTCAGCAAGGGGAACGGTTGA
- the metH gene encoding methionine synthase, with the protein MFDRAARIEALYAAVQQRILILDGAMGTMIQNHKLKEADYRGKRFADYHMDIAGNNDLLSLTQPDIIREIHREYLEAGADIIEANTFNATRLSQSDYEMEELVYELNFESAKLAREVADEFTAANPEKPRWVAGILGPTSRTCSISPDVNDPGARNVTYDELVENYLESIDGLVKGGTDLLLIETIFDTLNAKAAVFAVHTYFERENIELPIMISGTITDASGRTLSGQTTEAFWNSLAHARPFSIGLNCALGAQELRQYVKELSRVADTYVSAHPNAGLPNEFGEYDQSASEMAAIVDEFATSGFLNILGGCCGTTPAHIKAIAQAMEGKPPRKIPEIEPALRLSGLEPLNITKESLFTNVGERCNVTGSARFKRLIKESDYDTALEVALQQVQNGADIMDVNMDEGMLDAVAAMTSFLNLVATEPEIARVPVMVDSSKWEVIEAGLKCIQGKPIVNSISLKEGEAEFLDKARLCQRYGAAVVIMAFDEDGQADTKQRKIEICERSYRLLLDKLDFAPQDIIFDPNIFAVATGIDEHNNYAVDFIEATDWIHKNLPHVSISGGVSNVSFSFRGNNPVREAIHSVFLYHAIQVGMNMGIVNASQLAVYDDLPAELKEKVEDVILNRNSNATEALLEIAEKYRGDGKTGGTSTEDLTWRELPVTERIAHALVKGISTYIIEDSEEARQQLPRPLDVIEGPLMDGMNVVGDLFGAGKMFLPQVVKSARVMKQAVAYLQPYIEEEKTESSKTNGRILMATVKGDVHDIGKNIVGVVLQCNNFEVVDLGVMVPCETILQTAREKECDIIGLSGLITPSLDEMVTVACEMERLEMDLPLLIGGATTSKAHTAVKIEPQYKRNQVVYVPDASRAVGVASSLLSDEHHAKYVKGIKEEYAEVRVRVANRKPQGAPVPYAEAVKQGLQIDWDNYTPPTPGFTGTQVLDNYPLEDLVKYIDWTPFFISWDLVGKYPRILEDEIIGEAARDLFKNAQAMLQKIIDEKLLTARAVIGFWPANRVNGDDIEVYDNTDREHTIARLHHIRQQIRKRGQEEAPLMSLADFVAPKESGKIDYIGGFVVTAGIGAEEIARKYQEDHDDYNSIMVKALADRLAEAFAEHLHERVRKEFWGYAASETLDNEALIKEQYTGIRPAPGYPACPDHTEKDTLFKMLNATSEIGVSLTDHFAMTPAAAVSGWYLSYPESRYFHVGKIDRDQLESLAERKQMSHDELSRWLRPVLLDENGN; encoded by the coding sequence ATGTTCGACCGTGCCGCTCGTATCGAAGCCCTTTATGCCGCTGTCCAGCAACGAATTCTGATTCTGGACGGGGCGATGGGGACGATGATCCAGAACCATAAGCTCAAGGAAGCCGATTATCGGGGCAAACGGTTCGCTGATTATCACATGGATATCGCAGGTAACAACGATCTCCTGTCGTTGACTCAGCCGGACATCATCCGCGAAATCCATCGTGAATACCTTGAGGCCGGCGCGGACATCATTGAGGCCAATACATTTAACGCGACCCGTCTCTCGCAGAGCGACTACGAGATGGAGGAACTGGTCTACGAGCTGAACTTTGAATCAGCGAAACTGGCCCGCGAAGTGGCTGACGAATTCACTGCCGCCAATCCGGAGAAACCACGCTGGGTCGCGGGGATTTTGGGCCCCACCAGCCGCACCTGTTCGATCTCACCCGATGTAAACGATCCGGGTGCCCGCAATGTCACCTACGATGAGCTGGTAGAGAACTACCTTGAATCAATCGACGGGCTGGTCAAAGGGGGCACCGATCTGCTCCTGATCGAGACCATCTTCGATACACTGAATGCGAAAGCAGCCGTCTTTGCCGTTCACACGTACTTTGAGCGGGAAAACATCGAACTGCCCATCATGATCTCCGGGACGATCACCGATGCCTCAGGACGGACATTATCGGGGCAGACGACGGAAGCCTTCTGGAACTCGCTGGCACATGCCCGCCCGTTCTCGATCGGTCTGAACTGTGCGCTGGGAGCTCAGGAACTCAGACAGTACGTGAAAGAGCTGTCGCGCGTCGCGGATACTTACGTTTCAGCGCACCCCAATGCGGGACTGCCGAACGAATTCGGTGAGTACGATCAGAGTGCCTCCGAGATGGCTGCCATCGTCGACGAATTTGCTACCAGCGGCTTTCTGAACATCCTCGGTGGCTGTTGTGGTACGACGCCCGCTCACATCAAAGCCATTGCACAGGCGATGGAAGGCAAGCCGCCCCGCAAGATTCCCGAAATCGAACCCGCACTCCGGCTTTCCGGTCTGGAGCCGTTGAACATCACGAAAGAGAGTCTGTTCACGAATGTGGGCGAACGCTGTAACGTCACCGGTTCGGCCCGGTTCAAGCGACTGATCAAGGAGTCCGATTACGATACGGCTCTGGAAGTCGCGCTGCAGCAGGTCCAGAACGGCGCTGACATCATGGATGTCAACATGGACGAAGGCATGCTTGATGCCGTGGCTGCGATGACCTCGTTTCTGAATCTGGTCGCGACAGAACCGGAAATCGCCCGGGTTCCCGTCATGGTCGACTCATCCAAGTGGGAAGTCATCGAAGCCGGTCTGAAATGCATTCAGGGCAAACCGATTGTCAACTCGATCAGCCTTAAAGAAGGGGAAGCAGAGTTTCTGGACAAGGCACGCCTCTGTCAGCGCTACGGGGCGGCCGTGGTTATCATGGCCTTCGACGAAGACGGGCAGGCCGATACAAAACAGCGTAAGATTGAAATCTGCGAACGCTCGTACCGCCTGTTGTTAGACAAGCTCGATTTCGCTCCGCAGGACATCATTTTCGACCCGAATATCTTCGCCGTCGCTACCGGGATCGATGAGCATAACAACTACGCCGTCGACTTCATCGAAGCGACCGACTGGATTCATAAAAACCTGCCTCACGTGAGTATTTCCGGGGGCGTTTCCAACGTTTCATTCTCCTTCCGGGGAAATAACCCGGTTCGTGAAGCCATTCACTCGGTCTTTCTCTATCACGCCATTCAGGTCGGCATGAATATGGGGATCGTGAATGCCAGCCAGCTGGCCGTTTACGACGATCTGCCCGCAGAGCTCAAGGAGAAGGTTGAGGATGTGATCCTGAACCGGAATTCCAACGCCACCGAGGCCCTGCTGGAAATCGCCGAAAAATACCGTGGTGATGGGAAAACAGGGGGGACATCGACTGAAGACCTTACCTGGCGCGAACTGCCGGTGACCGAACGCATCGCCCATGCACTGGTGAAGGGGATCTCGACATACATCATCGAAGATTCCGAAGAAGCCCGTCAGCAGTTACCCCGTCCGCTGGATGTGATCGAAGGTCCGCTGATGGATGGCATGAATGTCGTCGGTGATCTCTTCGGGGCAGGCAAGATGTTCCTTCCGCAGGTGGTGAAATCGGCCCGCGTGATGAAGCAGGCCGTCGCCTATCTGCAGCCCTACATCGAAGAGGAAAAAACGGAATCCAGTAAGACCAACGGTCGCATCCTGATGGCAACCGTGAAGGGGGACGTCCACGATATCGGCAAGAATATCGTCGGCGTTGTCCTGCAGTGTAATAACTTCGAAGTCGTCGATCTCGGCGTGATGGTCCCCTGTGAAACCATTCTGCAGACCGCCCGTGAAAAAGAGTGTGACATCATCGGCCTGTCCGGCCTGATCACTCCGTCTCTGGATGAAATGGTCACCGTGGCCTGTGAAATGGAACGGCTGGAGATGGATCTTCCCCTGTTGATCGGCGGTGCTACCACGTCCAAGGCACATACCGCGGTCAAGATCGAACCACAGTACAAACGCAATCAGGTCGTCTACGTGCCTGACGCTTCCCGGGCCGTCGGTGTGGCCAGTTCGCTGCTGTCAGATGAACATCATGCCAAGTATGTCAAAGGAATTAAAGAGGAGTATGCTGAGGTCCGCGTGCGGGTCGCTAATCGTAAACCGCAGGGCGCGCCAGTCCCTTATGCGGAAGCCGTTAAACAGGGCCTGCAGATCGACTGGGATAACTACACGCCACCCACCCCCGGCTTTACAGGCACTCAGGTTCTCGACAATTACCCGCTGGAAGATCTGGTGAAATACATCGACTGGACTCCCTTCTTCATCAGCTGGGATCTGGTCGGCAAGTATCCGCGGATTCTGGAAGACGAAATCATCGGCGAAGCGGCCCGCGATCTGTTTAAGAATGCACAGGCGATGCTGCAGAAGATCATTGACGAAAAACTGCTCACCGCGCGCGCCGTCATCGGCTTCTGGCCCGCCAACCGCGTCAACGGCGATGACATCGAAGTCTACGATAACACCGACCGCGAGCACACGATTGCCCGCCTGCATCACATCCGCCAGCAGATCCGCAAGCGGGGACAGGAAGAGGCACCGTTGATGTCGCTCGCGGACTTCGTCGCCCCGAAAGAGAGTGGGAAAATCGACTATATCGGCGGCTTCGTCGTCACCGCGGGTATCGGGGCCGAAGAAATCGCCCGGAAGTATCAGGAAGACCACGATGACTACAACAGCATCATGGTCAAGGCCCTCGCTGACCGTCTGGCAGAAGCGTTTGCTGAGCATCTGCACGAACGGGTCCGCAAGGAGTTCTGGGGCTATGCTGCCTCAGAAACGCTCGACAATGAAGCTTTGATCAAGGAACAGTACACGGGAATCCGTCCCGCTCCCGGCTATCCGGCCTGTCCCGATCATACCGAAAAGGACACGTTGTTCAAGATGCTCAATGCCACCTCTGAAATCGGCGTGAGCCTCACAGATCACTTCGCGATGACCCCGGCTGCCGCGGTTTCGGGCTGGTATCTTTCCTACCCGGAATCACGTTATTTCCACGTCGGCAAGATCGACAGGGACCAGCTGGAATCATTGGCCGAACGGAAGCAGATGTCGCACGACGAACTCTCCCGCTGGCTGCGTCCTGTCCTGCTGGATGAGAACGGAAACTGA
- a CDS encoding ATP:cob(I)alamin adenosyltransferase — protein sequence MAARGKVHLNMIVTKTGDAGETYINDGSRVPKASKRIQALAVVEQIAVKLGYFIFACDQDVLHLPLAEDVTCQLNLTELAHSFQQEMYDLGSDLSTPFKEGETAGRFPLEKVEEITALIGELTPILEPLDSFILPQGSLRVLISHDIRTMVREAELKVWEIEDPVNPAVCQYLNRLSDFWFVFSRILQYEEQRSDEIEIKLWEPNQQHPRGVTIRKA from the coding sequence ATGGCGGCACGCGGTAAAGTGCACCTGAATATGATCGTCACCAAAACGGGAGACGCGGGAGAAACGTATATCAACGATGGCTCGCGGGTGCCTAAGGCATCGAAGCGGATTCAGGCATTGGCGGTGGTGGAACAGATTGCTGTCAAACTGGGGTATTTTATTTTCGCCTGCGACCAGGATGTGCTGCATCTTCCCCTGGCGGAGGACGTGACCTGTCAGCTGAACCTGACCGAACTGGCACACTCATTTCAACAGGAGATGTATGATCTGGGTTCGGATTTGAGCACTCCGTTCAAGGAGGGCGAGACCGCAGGCCGCTTTCCACTGGAGAAGGTAGAAGAAATCACCGCGCTGATCGGAGAACTGACGCCGATTCTGGAGCCGCTGGATTCGTTTATCCTGCCACAGGGAAGCCTGCGGGTGTTGATCTCGCATGATATCCGCACAATGGTCCGTGAAGCGGAGCTCAAAGTCTGGGAAATCGAAGACCCCGTGAACCCGGCTGTGTGTCAGTACCTGAATCGACTCTCCGATTTCTGGTTTGTATTCAGCCGGATTCTCCAGTACGAAGAACAGCGGTCAGACGAGATTGAAATCAAGCTCTGGGAACCGAATCAGCAGCATCCACGCGGCGTGACGATTCGCAAAGCGTGA